CCGGCCGCCGTCACCAGCGTGGAGCGCGCGTCATGACCATTCACGCGCAAGCCTGCACCGTTTCAGCTGCATCGTCACCGGATGGTGTGCTGCGCGAGCGCGGACAGCGCGAGGTGTTCTGCGGCCTCACCGGCATCGTCTGGCTGCATAGGAAGATCCAGGACGCGTTCTTCCTCGTCGTCGGCTCGCGCACCTGCGCGCATCTGATCCAGTCGGCCGCCGGCGTCATGATCTTCGCCGAGCCGCGCTTCGCCACCGCCATCATGGAGGAGCGCGATCTCGCCGGCCTCGTCGACGCCAATGACGAGCTCGACCGCATCGTCGCGCAGTTGCTGGCGCGTCGGCCCGAGATCAAGCTGCTGTTTCTGGTCGGCTCCTGCCCGTCGGAAGTGATCAAGCTCGACCTGTCACGCGCGGCGCTGCGGCTGTCGCAGCGCTTCTCACCTGATGTGCGCGTGCTCAACTACTCCGGAAGCGGCATCGAAACGACGTTCACGCAAGGCGAGGATGCCTGCCTCGCGTCGCTGGTGCCGGTGCTCCCCGCAGCCGATCGGGCTGCGCGGCCATCGCTGCTGGTGGTCGGCGCGCTCGCCGACGTGGTGGAGGACCAGTTCAGGCGGACCTTTGTGGCGCTCGGCATCGACCAGGTCTCCTTCCTGCCGCCGCGCCGCTCCTCGGAGCTGCCCGCGATCGGCCCGGAGACGCGCGTGCTGCTGGCGCAGCCCTTCCTCGGCGACACCGCGCGTGCGCTCGAGGAGCGCGGTTGCCGCCGCATCGCTGCGCCATTTCCGCTCGGCGGCGAAGGCGCCGCGCTGTGGCTCGCAGCCGCCGCCGACGCCTTCGGTGTCTCCCGCGTCCATGTCGAGCGGACCATTGCGCCGCTGAAGGCGCGGGCCGAGCGCGCGCTGGCGCGCTACCGCGCGCAGCTCGCCGGCAAGCGCGTCTTCCTGTTTCCGGACTCCCAGATCGAGATCCCGCTGGCGCGTTTCCTGGCGCGCGAGATCGGCATGGAGCTGGTCGAGGTCGGCACGCCCTATTTGCACCGCGATCATCTCGCCTCCGAGCTGGCGCTGCTGCCCGATGGCACGCAGCTAAGCGAAGGCCAGGACGTCGAGCGCCAGCTCGACCGTTGCCGCGCCGCGCGGCCCGATCTCGTCGTCTGTGGGCTCGGCCTCGCCAATCCGCTGGAGGCCGAGGGTCTCACGACCAAATGGTCGATCGAGCTGATCTTCACGCCGATTCAGGGGTTTGAGCAGGCCGGCGATCTCGCCGAGCTGTTCGCGCGGCCCTTGCTGCGTCAAACCAGACTGGCGGTGTGAGATGCAGCTGTCGGTCTGGACCTATGAAGGACCTCCGCACATCGGCGCGATGCGCATCGCGACCGCGATGCGCGACGTGCACTACGTGCTGCACGCGCCGCAGGGCGACACCTACGCCGATCTCCTGTTCACGATGATCGAGCGCCGCGACCGCCGGCCGCCGGTCACCTACACCACGTTCCAGGCGCGCGATCTCGGCGGCGACACCGCGGATCTGCTTCAGAGCGCGGCGCGCGCCGCTTACGAGCGCTTCCAGCCGCAGGCGATGCTGGTCGGCGCATCCTGCACGGCCGAGCTGATCCAGGATGATCCCGGCGGGCTCGCGCAGGCCTTGAAGCTTCCCATTCCGGTGATCCCGCTCGAGCTGCCGGCCTATCAGCGCAAGGAGAATTGGGGCGCCTCAGAAACGCTCTACCGGATTGTACGGGCGTTGGCTGCGTCTTCCGCAGATGGCTCCCCCCGCCGTGAAAGGAAGACAGGCGCCCGTCCAGTCTGCAACCTGCTTGGTCCGACGGCGCTCGGCTTCCGTCACCGCGACGACCTCGCGGAAGTGACCAGGCAGGTTGTGGAGCTCGGCATCGAGATCAACGTCGTCGCGCCGTGGAACGCGACGCCGGCCGATCTCGCCCGCCTTCCCGACGCCGATTTCAACATCGTGCTGTATCCCGAGATCGCGCTGACGACGGCGCAATGGCTCAATCGCCAGTTCGGCCAGCCTTTCACGCGCACGATCCCGATCGGCGTCGGCGCGACGCGCGACTTCATTGCGGAGGTCGCAGGCCTCGCCGGCGTCGATGCCGCGCCGGTGCTGGCGCGCAGCGAGAGCCGGCTGCCGTGGTACTCGCGCTCGGTCGATTCGACCTATCTCACCGGCAAGCGCGTCTTCATCTTCGGCGACGCGACCCATGCGGTCGCCGCGGCGCGCGTCGCGACGCAGGAGCTCGGCTTCGAGGTCGTCGGCCTCGGCACCTATGCCCGCGAGTTCGCCCGCGAGATCCGCGAAGCCGCCGCGATCTACGGCGTGGAGCCGCTGATCACGGATGATTACCTGGAGGTCGAGGCCCGCGTCGGCGAGCTGCGGCCCGAGCTCGTGCTTGGCACGCAGATGGAGCGTCACATCGCCAAGCGGCTCGGCATTCCCTGCGCCGTGATCTCCTCGCCGTGCCACGTGCAGGATTTTCCCGCGCGCTATTCGCCGCAGATGGGCTTCGAAGGCGCCAACGTGCTGTTCGACACCTGGGTGCATCCTTTGATGATGGGCCTGGAGGAGCATCTGCTCGGCATGTTCCGCGAGGACCATGAATTCGCCGATCACGCGCCGTCGCATCTCGGCGCAGCACCGGCCGCGCCGCCGCAGCAGCCGCAGCTGCGCGTCGTCGAAACCTACGTCACCACCGAGCTTGCCTGGGCGTCCGACGCCGAGCGCGAGCTGACCAAGATTCCGTTCTTCGTGCGCGGCAAGGCTCGGCGCAACACCGAACGATTCGCGCGCGAGCGCAACGTCAACCTGATCACACTCGAGACCTTGTACGATGCCAAAGCGCATTTCGGTCGCTGACGTCACACCCATCCGGGTGGTGATCGTGACGATGGACAGCCATCTCGCCTCGGCTGCCGTGCGCGCGCGCACGGCGTTGCAGGCGGAGCTGCCCGGGCTCGATCTGAAGGTGCATGCGGCCGACGAGTGGGGCTGCAATCCGACCGCGCTCGAACATTGCCTTGCCGATATCGCCACCGGCGACATCGTCGTCGCCACGATGCTGTTCATGGAGGATCACATCCAGCCGGTGCTGCCGGCGTTGCAGGCGCGCCGCGACCAATGCGACGCCATGATCGGCTGTCTGTCGGCCGGTGAGGTGGTGCGGCTGACGCGGCTCGGCAAGCTGACGATGTCGGGCTCGGCCACCGGCGTGCTCGGCCTGCTGAAGCGGCTGCGCGGCAGCAACCGCTCCGGCAATTCCAGCGGCCAGGGCCAGATGAAGATGCTGCAGCGGATGCCGCGCCTGCTGCGCTACATCCCCGGCACCGCACAGGATTTGCGCGCCTATTTCCTGACGCTGCAATATTGGCTCGCCGGGTCCGAGCAGAACTTTGCGAACATGGTGCGCTTCCTGGTCGGCCGCTACGCCGACGGCCCGCGCGCCGCGCTGCGTGGCAAGACCAACGCGGCCGAGCCGGCGATCTATCCGGATGTCGGCCTCTATCATCCGCGGCTGTCGCCGCGGATCATCGAGCGCGCCGACCAGTTGCCGGCCCTGGCGAAGCCGGCCGGCCGCGTCGGCGTGATCTTGATGCGCTCCTATCTGCTCGCCGCCAACACCGCGCATTATGACGGCGTGATCGCGGCGCTGGAGGCGCGCGGGCTTGCGGTCATTCCGGTGTTCGCCTGCGGGCTGGACTCGCGCCCGGCGATTGAGCGCTATTTCCAGAAGGACGGCGTCGCCACCGTCGACGCGGTGATCTCGCTCACCGGTTTCTCGCTGGTCGGCGGCCCCGCCTACAATGACGCGCGCGCCGCGGAAGAGGTGATGGCCGGCCTCGACGTGCCGCTGATCGCGGCGCATCCGCTCGAATTCCAGACCGTCGAGCAGTGGCGCGATGACGCGCGCGGGCTGACGCCCGTCGAAGCCACCATGATGGTCGCGATTCCCGAGCTCGACGGCGCCGTCCGCCCGACCGTGTTCGGCGGCCGCTCGGCGGTGGCCGATGCCGGCCGCGACATGGCCTCGCTGCCGGAGCGCGCGGCGCAACTCGCCGCGCGTGTGGCCAGGCTCGTCGAGCTGCGCCGCTCCGCGCGCGCCGAGCGGAAGCTCGGCGTGGTGTTGTTCAACTTCCCGCCGAACGGTGGCAGCGCCGGCACCGCCGCCTATCTCTCGGTGTTCGAGTCGCTGCACAATGTGATGAATTCGCTCCGCGCGGCGGGCTACACGATCGACGTCCCCGACACCGTGGACGCGCTGCGCGCGCGTGTGCTCAAGGGCAATGCCGAGCGCTTCGGCACCGCCGCCAATGTCGCGGCGCGCATCCCGGTGGATCAGCATGTCCGGCGCGAGCGCCACCTCGCCGAGATCGAGAAGCAGTGGGGGCCGGCGCCCGGCCGCCACCAGACCGATGGCGCCAGCCTCCTCGTGCTCGGCGAGCAGTTCGGTAATCTGTTCGTCGGCCTGCAGCCGGCGTTCGGCTACGAAGGCGATCCGATGCGGTTGCTGTTCGAGCGCAGCTTTGCGCCGACGCATGCGTTTGCGGCGTTCTATCGCTGGCTGCGCGAGGATTTCCGCGCCCACGCCGTGCTGCATTTCGGCACCCATGGCGCGCTGGAATTCATGCCGGGCAAGCAGGCCGGGTTGTCCGCGGAATGCTGGCCGGAGCGCCTGATCGGCGACCTGCCGAACTTCTACATCTACGCGTCCAACAACCCGTCCGAGGGCGCTCTGGCGAAGCGGCGTGGCGGTGCCACCCTGATCAGCTATCTCACGCCCTCGATCACCAGCGCCGGCCTCTACAAGGGGCTCGCCGATCTGAAATCCTCGCTCGACGCCTGGCGCAATCTGTCGCCGGACGCGACCGAGCAGGTGAGGGGCGACAGCGCGGCGCTGATCCAGGCGCAGGCGGCGGCGGTCGATCTTGCCGCGGCCGAGCCGCTGTGGGGCGACGAGCGCGATGCCAGCATCGGCGCGCTGTCCGCGAGCGTGCTGGAGCTGGAATACTCGCTGATCCCACACGGCCTGCACATCGTCGGCGCGCCGCCGCCCGAGGGGCAGCGGACCGAGCTGCTCGACCTCGCCGGCATCGCCGATCCGGCCAAGCGTGCCGAGCTCGACAGGATGCTCGCCACCGACAGCGAGACGCCCGCGATCCTGCACGCGCTCGACGGCGGCTATATCCGTCCGGTGCCCGGCGGCGATCTGCTGCGCAACACCGACGTGCTGCCCACCGGGCGCAACCTGCATGGTTTCGATCCCTTCCGCATCCCCAGCGCCTTCGCGCTCAAGGATGCCGAGCGCCAGGTCGCGCGGCTGCTCGCCCGCCATGCAGGTGAAGGCCACAAGCTGCCTGAGACAATCGCGCTGGTGCTGTGGGGCACCGACAATCTCAAGACCGAGGGCGGGCCGATCGCGCAGGCGCTGTGGCTGATGGGCGCCGAGCCACGCCATGACAGCTATGGCCGCCTCTGCGGCGCGAAGCTGATCCCGCTGGAGCAGTTGGGCCGCCCGCGCATCGATGTCGTCATCACTCTCTCGGGCATCTTCCGCGACCTGATGCCGTTGCAGACCAAGTTGCTCGCCGAAGCAGCGCTGCTTGCGGCGTCCGCCGACGAGCCGGCCGACATGAATTACGTGCGCAAGCACGCGGTCGCGTTCCAGGCCGCGCATGGCGGCGAGCTGGCGGATGCGTCGCTGCGTGTGTTCGGCAATGCCGAGGGCGCCTATGGCGCCAACGTCAACCACCTGATCGATTGCGGCGCCTGGACCGATGAGGACGAACTCGCCGACGTCTACACACGGCGCAAGGGCTTTGCCTACGGCACCGACGGACGCCCTGTCCGGCGCGACGCGTTGCTCGGCCATGTGCTGGCCGGCGTCGATGCGGCCTATCAGAACGTCGACTCGGTCGAGCTCGGCGTCACCACTATCGACCATTATTTCGATACGCTCGGCGGCATCAGCCGCGCGGTGAAGCGCGCCAAGGGCGAGGCGGCACCGGTCTATATCGGCGACCAGACCCGCGGCGAAGGCACGGTGCGCACGCTGTCGGAGCAGGTGGCGCTGGAGACCCGTACCCGCACGCTCAATCCGAAATGGTACGAGGCGCTGCTCGCCCACGGCTATGAGGGCGTGCGCCAGATCGAGTCGCATGTGACCAACACCGTCGGCTGGTCGGCCACCACGGGCCAGGTCGCGCCCTGGGTCTATCAGCAGATCACGACGACCTTCGTGCTCGACCCCGCGATGCGCGAGCGGCTTGCCTCGCTCAATCCGGCCGCGTCGGCGAAGATCGCCAACCGACTGATCGAGGCGCATGAGCGCAATTACTGGACCCCGGACCCCGACATGCTCGACGTGCTGCGCAAGGCGGGGGAAGAGCTCGAAGATCGCCTCGAAGGCGTGGGAGTTGCCGCATGAACGTGACATTACGACCGCCGCTGACGACCGCGCCGCGACGCCCCGACGGGGCCGGCAGCGTGCAGGTGCAGCTCGATCCGAACGTCGTCATCGACACCGCGAAGGTGTTCTCGGTGTATGGCAAGGGCGGCATCGGCAAGAGCACGACGTCGTCGAACCTCTCGGTCGCGCTGTCCAAGCTCGGCAAGCGCGTGCTGCAGATCGGCTGCGATCCCAAGCACGACTCCACCTTCACTTTGACCAAGCGGCTGGTACCGACGGTCATCGACATTCTCGAGCAGGTCAATTTCCACGCCGAGGAGCTGCGCCCGGAGGACTTCGTCTACCAGGGTTATAACGGCGTGATGTGCGTCGAGGCGGGCGGGCCGCCGGCCGGCACCGGCTGCGGCGGCTACGTGGTCGGCCAGACCGTCAAGCTGCTCAAGGAACACCATCTGCTCGAAGACACCGACGTCGTGATCTTCGACGTGCTCGGCGACGTCGTCTGCGGCGGCTTCGCAGCGCCCTTGCAGCACGCCGACCGTGCGCTGATCGTGGCTGCGAACGACTTCGACTCGATCTTCGCGATGAACCGCATCGTCGCCGCGATCCAGGCCAAGTCGCGCAACTATCCGGTGCGGCTCGGCGGCGTGATCGCCAACCGTAGCGCCGCGACGGACCAGATCGACAAGTTCAACGAGCGGGCCGGATTGAGGACGGTGGCGCACTTCCCCGATCTCGACGTCATCAGAAAGAGCCGGCTGAAGAAGTGCACGCTGTTCGAGATGGAGGCCTCGCCCGACGTCGAGCGCGCCCAGAACGAGTATCTGCGCCTCGCCGCCTCGCTGCTCGCCGGCAGCGAGCCGATGCAGGCGGTGCCGCTCAAGGACCGCGACATCTTCGATCTCCTTGGTTTCGATTGAGTAGGGCTCTCTCCGATGACCTCAGCGCAATATCTCGCCCGCCGCAGTGAAGTGGAGACCTATTTCGACCGCACCGCGGTCGCCGCCTGGACACGGCTGACGTCGGATGCGCCGGTCGGCCGCATCCGCGCCACGGTGCGGGCCGGCCGTGACGAGATGCGGCGGACGCTGCTGTCATGGCTCCCGCTCGATCTGCGCGGCGCGCGCATTCTCGACGCCGGCTGCGGCACCGGCAGCTTCTCGATCGAGGCGGCCCGTCGCGGCGCCGATGTCGTCGCCGTCGACATTTCGCCGACCCTGATCGAGATCGCCCAGCGCCGGCTGCCCGACGACATCAGCCGCAACGCCATTCAGTTCGTCGCCGGCGACATGCTCGATCCCAGGTACGGCGGCTTCAACTTCGTCGTCGCGATGGACTCGTTCATCCACTACCGCGCCGAGGATGCCGTGCGGATTGTCGCCGGTCTGGCCGCTCGCACCTCCGACGCGATCCTGATGACCTATGCGCCGCGCACGCCGTTGCTCGCCGTCATGCATGCCGTCGGTGGCGTGTTCCCGCGCGGCAACCGCGCGCCGTCGATCGAGCCGGTCGCCGAGCAGAAGCTGTATCGCCTGATCGCCGACCATCACGATCTCGCCGACTGGCGCTGCGCCCGCAGCCGCCGCATCGCCAACGGCTTCTATATCTCGCAGGCGCTGGAGCTCCGCCCGGCATGAGCGCACGCGCACCATCGATCATGCAGGCGTGGATGCGGCTGTCGTCGCGCTATCTGCCGTTTGCGGATGCCGCCTCGACCGAGCTGCCGCTGTCGCGCCTGATGCGGCTGTCGCTGTTCCAGGTCTCGATCGGCATATCGGTGGTGCTGCTCAACGGCACGCTCAACCGCGTCATGATCGTGGAGCTCGGCGTGCCCTCCTGGCTGGTCGCGACCATGGTGGCGCTGCCGCTGGTGTTCGCACCGCTGCGGGTGCTGATCGGCTTCAAGTCCGATCATCACCGCTCGGTGCTCGGCTGGCGCCGGGTGCCCTACATCTGGATGGGCACCCTGTTGCAGTTCGGCGGCCTCGCGATCATGCCGTTCGCGCTGCTCGTGCTCTCGTCGGGCGACGCACCGGGCCAGGTGATCGCCGGCCGTATCGGTGCCGCGCTTGCGTTCCTGCTGGTCGGCGCCGGGTTGCACACGACGCAGACGGCAGGCCTGTCACTCGCGACCGACATCGCGCCGGAGCATTCGCGTCCGCGCGTCGTCGCCTTTCTCTACGTGATGCTGATGTTCGGCATGATGGCGAGCGCGCTGACCTTCGGTGGGCTGCTCGCCGAGTTCAGCGAGATGCGGCTGATCCAGGTGATCCAGGGCGCGGCGCTGACCGAGATGGTGCTCAACGTCATCGCGCTGTGGAAGCAGGAGGCGCGTGATCCGTCGCGCACGTCGGCGGCCCGCGAGCGGCCGCGCTTCGGCGACTCCTGGCGACACTTCCGGGAGGCGGGTGGCTCGGCACGCGTGCTGCTCGCAGTCGGGCTCGGCACCGCCGGCTTCACCATGCAGGACATCCTGCTGGAGCCTTACGGGGCTGAGATCCTGCATCTGACCGTCGGCGAGACCACGGCGCTGACCGCCTTGTTCGCCGCGGGCACGCTGGCCGGCTTCGGTCTCTCTGCGCGCCGCCTCGGCAAGGGCTCCGATCCCTATCGGATCGCCGCCCTCGGCGGACTGGTCGGGCTGTTCGCTTTCTCTGCTGTCATCTTCTCGGCGCCGCTGGCCTCACCCTTGTTGTTCCGGATTGGCACCACGCTGATCGGTCTCGGCGGCGGGCTGTTCGCCGTGGGCACGCTGACGGCGGCGATGGCACTGGTGCAGAACGGCGAGAGCGGGCTTGCGCTCGGTGCCTGGGGCGCGGTGCAGGCGACGGCGGCGGGGCTCGCGATCGCCGGCGGCGGCGCCATTCGCGATGTGATGTCGCAGCTCGCGCTGGATGGCCGCCTCGGCGTCGCCCTTGCCGGTCCCGCGACCGGCTACAGCATCGTCTACCACGTCGAAATCGCGCTGCTGTTCGTCACGCTTGCGGTCATCGGACCGCTGGTGCGGCGGCGAGCGGCGGAGCCGCAGCAACTACAATTCGGAATCGCTGAATTTCCAGGTTAGCCCGGTCGGGGAGGAAACCATGCAGACGTCTTTCACGAGCTACATCGATGTCGCCCAGGTGGTGCTTTACGGGTTCTGGGTGTTCTTCGCAGCCCTGATCCTCTACCTGCGCACCGAGGACAAGCGCGAAGGCTATCCGCTGCAGTTCGAGGGCCGCGTCGGCCGCCGGACCGCCTCGAGCGGTCACGGCTTCCCGACCCCGCCGAGCCCGAAGACCTACCACATGCATGGCGGCCGCACCGCGACCCTGCCGAACTGGGACAACGACCGCGCCGATGCGCCGGTGACGCCGATGTATCCCTGGCCGGGCACGCCTTATCTGCCGACCGGCAATCCGATGCTCGACGGTGTCGGCCCGGGCTCCTTTGCCGCGCGCAAGGACGAGCCGGAGCTGACCATCGACAACATCCCTGCGATCGTGCCGCTGCGCGTCGACGGCAGCATCTTCATCGCCTCCGAAGATCCGGATCCGCGCGGCATGCCAGTGCTGGGTTGCGACGGCAGGCTCGGCGGCAAGGTTCGGGAGGTCTGGGTCGACCGCGCCGAGATGCTGATCCGATACCTCGAGGTCGAGGTCGACGGCATCGTCGGACGTCACGTGCTGCTGCCGATGACCATGGCCATCGTCGACAGGTCGCGTAAGGCGGTGCTGGTCGATGCCATCCTCGGCTCGCAATTCGCCAGCGTGCCGGGCCTTGCCAACCCCGACCAGGTCACCAAGCTCGAGGAAGACAAGATCGTCGGCTACTATGGCGGCGGTCATCTCTACGCGACTGCTGCACGGCAGGAGCCGCTGCTGTGAGTACGCGCAGGGAGATGGACACGCTGATGCTGCCGGAGGGCGAGCGGCTGCTTTGGCAGGGACAGCCCACGGTGAAGGCGCTGCTGCTGCGGGTGTTCCACCTGCGCCTCGTGCTGGCTTATTTCGCGGCGCTGTTCGGCGCGCGCGTTGTGGCGGGCGTGCTCGATCATCAGCCGCTCGCGGCCTCGGTCGTCGGCGCCTCGTCGCTGGTGACGCCGGTGGCACTGGCGACGCTGCTGCTCACCGGGCTCGCGGTGCTCTACAGCCGCACCACGCGCTATACCATTACCAGCCGGCGCGTACTGCTGCAGTTCGGCGCCGTGTTGCCGATGACCCTGAACGTGCCGTTCAAGCAGGTGGCACGGGCGGATGCGAAGCTGTTCTCCGATGGCTCCGGCGATCTGCCGCTCGGCGTCACCGCGCAGCAGCGGCTGTCGTATCTGCTGCTGTGGCCGCATGCGCGGCCGTGGCGGCTGAACGAGGTCGAGCCGATGCTGCGCGGCGTTCCGGACGCCCGCAACGTCGCCGAGATTCTTGCCAAGGCGCTGGTTGCGGCGTCGGATGGCGCCGTCGCCGCGCAGCCGCTGCCGACAGCCAATGGTCAGTCGCAAGGCGCACCGCCGGCGGCGGTCGCCAGCGCGGCGTGATCGGGAGGAGGGCGCGATGAGCAACGCCGATAGCCATGCCGAAGCCGAGATCATCATTCCGAAGGGCGCGCTCCGCGCGGCCTTCGCGCTGGTCGCCTTTGCCCTGCTCGCGGCCGGCGTCGGCCGGGTCACGGGTATCGGCACGGTGCGCAACGACCACGTCACGGCGGTGCAGTCGACGGCGCTGCGGTTCGAGGACCGTGCCGATGGCGGCATTGCGGTGGTGTCGCCCGACAGCGGCAAGCTCGTGACCGTGGTCGAGGCCGGCGGCGATGGCTTCCTGCGCACCGTGCTGCGCAGCATGGCCTTCGACCGCCAGCGTCTCGCGATCGGATCGGGCCCGGCGTTCACGATCAACCGCTGGTCCGACGGCCATCTGACACTGGACGATCCCGCCACCGGCCGGCGGATCGATCTCGCGCCGTTCGGCGCCGACAACATGCGCCGGTTCACGGGATTGATGGCGATGGGAGAGCCGCGATGAGAGGATTATGGGCCGCCGGGCCGCGCCGCTTCGACATCGGCTGCAGCATCGAGATCGAGCAGACCTCCGAGACCTTGCATGCCCATGTCACGCTCGACCGCGACGTCAACATTCGTCCGGGCGACGAAGTGCTGATCCAGGGCGCGCCGATCGTGGTGAAGTTCGGCGAGCAGCTCAACCTGCGCCGCACCGCCACGGTGGTGCGGGCAGGTCCCTTGAAGCGCCTGATGATGCATGTCGCGGGCTATCTCGAGCTCACGGAATTGTACGACGTCAGCTTTTCGGACGGGAGGGTCAGATGATCGCGATGGAAGGCGGAAGCGGCAACATCTCCACCAAGATGGCACTGGAGGACACGATCCTCACGCCGCGCTTCTACACCACCGACTTTGCGGCGATGGACCGGCTCAACGTCGACCTGGTGCGCCGCGAATGGGATGCGGTCATGGCCGAGCTGCGCGCCGACCACAACCGCAAGCACTTCGTGCGCACGCCGGAATTCGAGAAGGATCTGAACGAGCTGCCCGAGGCGCTTCGCGTGGAGTTCAAGGACTTCCTGGTGTCGTCCTTGACCGCCGAGTTCTCCGGCTGCGTGCTCTATGCCGAGATCAAGAAGCGGATCACCAATCCCGATATCCGCGAGCTGTTCCAGTTCATGAGCCGCGACGAGGCGCGCCATGCCGGCTTCATCAACGAGATCCTCAAGGATCACGGCATCGGCGTCGACCTCAGCTTCCTCACCAAGACGAAGAAGTACACCTACTTCAAGCCGAAGTTCATCTTCTACGCGACCTATCTGTCCGAGAAGATCGGCTACGCCCGCTACATCACCATCTATCGCCAGATGGAGCGGCATCCGGAGCGCCAGTTCCACCCGATCTTCAAGTGGTTCGAGCGGTGGTGCAACGACGAGTTCCGGCACGGCGAGGCGTTCGCGCTTCTCATGCGCGCCGATCCGAAGCTGCTCAGCGGCCTCAACAAGCTGTGGATCAAGTTCTTCCTGCTCGCGGTGTTCGCGACGATGCATGTCCGCGACCACATGCGCCCCGCCTTCTACGAGGCGCTCGGCATGCCGGTGGACGAGTACGACATGCGCGTGTTCCGGATCACCTCGGAGATCTCGCGCCAGGTGTTCCCGGTCATGCTGGACATCGATAATCCGCGCTTCTGGGCCGGCTTGAGGCAGCTGCGCCAGGTATCGGAGGCGATTGCCGATGCCAAGGCACAGGGGGGCATCATGGGCACGCTCAAGCGCGCCGTGCTGCCGCTCAAGGCGGCGCTGACCTTCGGCCGGCTGTACATGCTGCCGGCCAAGAGCAACGAACTGCCACGGGAGATCAGGCTGCAACCCGCCTGGTGACAAGGAGCCGGCCATGGGCGCGACCGCGATTGCCATTCCCTACGTCGTGTTCGTCTGGTGGTTCTCGACCGGCGCCGTGCTGGCGCTGGTCGGGCTCGCCGCCCGCCATCCGGCCGCGTTCAAATGGGGCACGGCCGCAGCCTTCGTCGCGGCCCTGTCGGGCGTCGCGGTGTCGAGCCAGGCGGCGGAGGATGCCAACGCCTATTGCGCCTTCACCTGCGCCATTCTCCTGTGGGGCACGGTCGAGATGTCGCTGCTCGCCGGCTGGATCACCGGCCCGCGGCCCGAGGCGTGCCCGCGGGACTGCACGCCCGCCTCGCGCGTCGGCTTCGCGCTGCAGGCGATCGCCTATCACGAGTTGGCGCTGATCGCGACAGCGGGCCTCGTCTTCGCGGTGACATCGGGCGCGCCCAACCGTCTCAGCTGGTGGACCTTCGCGGCACTGCTGGTGCTGCGGCAAAGCGCCAAGATCAATTTGTTCCTTGGCGTGCGCACCCTGAACGACGAGCTGCTGCCGCAGCAGGTCCGCTTCATGCGCAGCTATTTTGCAAAGAAGTCCACCAACCCGTTGTTCCCGTTCTCGATTGCCGCGGCGACCACCGCGACCGTGATGGTCGCGGCTGCCGCGATCGGCG
This region of Bradyrhizobium sp. SZCCHNS1050 genomic DNA includes:
- a CDS encoding ferredoxin:protochlorophyllide reductase (ATP-dependent) subunit N; its protein translation is MTIHAQACTVSAASSPDGVLRERGQREVFCGLTGIVWLHRKIQDAFFLVVGSRTCAHLIQSAAGVMIFAEPRFATAIMEERDLAGLVDANDELDRIVAQLLARRPEIKLLFLVGSCPSEVIKLDLSRAALRLSQRFSPDVRVLNYSGSGIETTFTQGEDACLASLVPVLPAADRAARPSLLVVGALADVVEDQFRRTFVALGIDQVSFLPPRRSSELPAIGPETRVLLAQPFLGDTARALEERGCRRIAAPFPLGGEGAALWLAAAADAFGVSRVHVERTIAPLKARAERALARYRAQLAGKRVFLFPDSQIEIPLARFLAREIGMELVEVGTPYLHRDHLASELALLPDGTQLSEGQDVERQLDRCRAARPDLVVCGLGLANPLEAEGLTTKWSIELIFTPIQGFEQAGDLAELFARPLLRQTRLAV
- the bchB gene encoding ferredoxin:protochlorophyllide reductase (ATP-dependent) subunit B → MQLSVWTYEGPPHIGAMRIATAMRDVHYVLHAPQGDTYADLLFTMIERRDRRPPVTYTTFQARDLGGDTADLLQSAARAAYERFQPQAMLVGASCTAELIQDDPGGLAQALKLPIPVIPLELPAYQRKENWGASETLYRIVRALAASSADGSPRRERKTGARPVCNLLGPTALGFRHRDDLAEVTRQVVELGIEINVVAPWNATPADLARLPDADFNIVLYPEIALTTAQWLNRQFGQPFTRTIPIGVGATRDFIAEVAGLAGVDAAPVLARSESRLPWYSRSVDSTYLTGKRVFIFGDATHAVAAARVATQELGFEVVGLGTYAREFAREIREAAAIYGVEPLITDDYLEVEARVGELRPELVLGTQMERHIAKRLGIPCAVISSPCHVQDFPARYSPQMGFEGANVLFDTWVHPLMMGLEEHLLGMFREDHEFADHAPSHLGAAPAAPPQQPQLRVVETYVTTELAWASDAERELTKIPFFVRGKARRNTERFARERNVNLITLETLYDAKAHFGR
- a CDS encoding magnesium chelatase subunit H codes for the protein MPKRISVADVTPIRVVIVTMDSHLASAAVRARTALQAELPGLDLKVHAADEWGCNPTALEHCLADIATGDIVVATMLFMEDHIQPVLPALQARRDQCDAMIGCLSAGEVVRLTRLGKLTMSGSATGVLGLLKRLRGSNRSGNSSGQGQMKMLQRMPRLLRYIPGTAQDLRAYFLTLQYWLAGSEQNFANMVRFLVGRYADGPRAALRGKTNAAEPAIYPDVGLYHPRLSPRIIERADQLPALAKPAGRVGVILMRSYLLAANTAHYDGVIAALEARGLAVIPVFACGLDSRPAIERYFQKDGVATVDAVISLTGFSLVGGPAYNDARAAEEVMAGLDVPLIAAHPLEFQTVEQWRDDARGLTPVEATMMVAIPELDGAVRPTVFGGRSAVADAGRDMASLPERAAQLAARVARLVELRRSARAERKLGVVLFNFPPNGGSAGTAAYLSVFESLHNVMNSLRAAGYTIDVPDTVDALRARVLKGNAERFGTAANVAARIPVDQHVRRERHLAEIEKQWGPAPGRHQTDGASLLVLGEQFGNLFVGLQPAFGYEGDPMRLLFERSFAPTHAFAAFYRWLREDFRAHAVLHFGTHGALEFMPGKQAGLSAECWPERLIGDLPNFYIYASNNPSEGALAKRRGGATLISYLTPSITSAGLYKGLADLKSSLDAWRNLSPDATEQVRGDSAALIQAQAAAVDLAAAEPLWGDERDASIGALSASVLELEYSLIPHGLHIVGAPPPEGQRTELLDLAGIADPAKRAELDRMLATDSETPAILHALDGGYIRPVPGGDLLRNTDVLPTGRNLHGFDPFRIPSAFALKDAERQVARLLARHAGEGHKLPETIALVLWGTDNLKTEGGPIAQALWLMGAEPRHDSYGRLCGAKLIPLEQLGRPRIDVVITLSGIFRDLMPLQTKLLAEAALLAASADEPADMNYVRKHAVAFQAAHGGELADASLRVFGNAEGAYGANVNHLIDCGAWTDEDELADVYTRRKGFAYGTDGRPVRRDALLGHVLAGVDAAYQNVDSVELGVTTIDHYFDTLGGISRAVKRAKGEAAPVYIGDQTRGEGTVRTLSEQVALETRTRTLNPKWYEALLAHGYEGVRQIESHVTNTVGWSATTGQVAPWVYQQITTTFVLDPAMRERLASLNPAASAKIANRLIEAHERNYWTPDPDMLDVLRKAGEELEDRLEGVGVAA